Proteins encoded together in one Cicer arietinum cultivar CDC Frontier isolate Library 1 chromosome 4, Cicar.CDCFrontier_v2.0, whole genome shotgun sequence window:
- the LOC101488313 gene encoding uncharacterized protein: MSKAVVYSIIATATLFFFIVLSLWNLEESKGSLNRRFGYKILERAPIFDPLVTKIERERQQKIDDEKNNINNVVPRTSLGSTTSVSEVAETYLYLTSGGKLNTTLRIIILFPLLDREPKDGFVAFNELGSWINQRALERLDYVTHAELESKDKNGDLSISLREYLPYLSEKDIEKKEMGHGEAGWWIERFDIADSDHSGLLNFTELKDFLHPEDSQNKEMLKWMVRDRIKRMDDHETDGKLNFNEFEDHLYSTYESYVDFETSGGDVPSAKDKFADLDVNKDQLLSPEELLPILPYLYPGEIAYAKYYTCYLMNEGDDNEDKKLSLEEMLNHEFIFYNTVHADGHVESDDDHDEL; this comes from the exons ATGTCAAAGGCGGTGGTTTATTCAATAATAGCCACCGCCACATTATTCTTCTTCATAGTTCTTTCTCTATGGAACCTTGAAGAATCAAAAGGTAGCCTCAATAGAAGgttcggttacaaaatattagaAAGAGCCCCAATTTTTGACCCTCTTGTGACAAAAATTGAAAGAGagagacaacaaaaaattgatgatgaaaaaaataatattaataatgttgttCCTCGTACAAGTTTGGGAAGTACCACATCGGTTAGTGAAGTTGCGGAGACATATCTATATTTAACATCGGGTGGAAAATTGAATACAACTTTGAGGATAATCATTTTGTTCCCTTTGTTGGATAGAGAACCAAAAGATGGGTTTGTTGCTTTCAATGAGTTGGGAAGTTGGATTAATCAAAGGGCTTTGGAAAGATTGGATTATGTGACACATGCTGAATTGGAATCCAAGGATAAGAATGGTGATTTGTCTATTTCTTTAAGGGAGTATCTACCATACTTATCTGAAAAAGATATAG agaaaaaggAAATGGGGCATGGAGAAGCAGGGTGGTGGATAGAAAGATTTGACATTGCTGACTCTGATCACAGTGGACTTCTTAACTTCACCGAGCTTAAAga TTTTTTGCACCCAGAAGACAGCCAAAATAAAGAAATGTTGAAATGGATGGTCAGAGATAGAATTAA GCGTATGGATGATCATGAAACTGatggaaaattaaattttaatgaatttgaagATCATTTGTATAGTACATATGAAAGTTATGTGGACTTTGAAACCAGTGGAGGGGATGTACCTAGTGCAAAGGATAAATTTGCTGATCTTGATGTCAATAAGGACCa ATTATTGTCACCAGAAGAATTACTACCTATACTTCCTTACCTCTACCCTGGAGAAATAGCTTATGCTAAATATTACACATGCTATTTGATGAATGAG GGTGATGATAATGAAGATAAAAAGTTGTCCTTGGAGGAGATGTTGAACCAtgaatttattttctataacaCAGTTCATGCAGATGGTCATGTGGAAAGTgatgatgatcatgatgagcTATGA